The sequence below is a genomic window from Lolium perenne isolate Kyuss_39 chromosome 7, Kyuss_2.0, whole genome shotgun sequence.
ATATTTTGTCATCCGGCCAAGTGAAAGTACGTACTGTGTGATCACCTGCAGAAGTACATAGAGTCGAAGCTCGTGTCGGAGAAGGAGCTCCTAGGCTACAACGACGGCGAGATCCCGGCGTTCGAGGTGGTCACCCTGCCCTGCGGCCTCGTTGCGGGTGACACGGTTCTCAGCCACATCCCGGAGACAGTGGAGAGCGCGGTGGCGCCGGTGACTGGGCGCGACCCCTACTTCACGCTGCCGAGGATCCTGCAGAAGCTGCTGGGCTCGGTGCCGCTGGTGCATGTCGACGACGTCTGCGCGGCGCACATCTTCTGCATGGAGCAGCCTTCCCTCTCCGGCCGGTTCCTCTGCGCTGCCGCCTATCCAACAGTCCACGACATCCTGGACCACTACGGGAGCAAGTTTCCTCACCTGGACCTCCTCAAAGAGTAAGCCCTTCACCTGCAACTCCATCAACAACTGTGTGTTCTTTGTTATATATGGTACATAGTTTGCCACTCTCTCGATGGTTCGGGGTCGAGCATCTCATGAAATTCCATGATTTGTTTTGCTTCTGTCGATTGGTTGATTGACTGACTGAATTGGTGCCAGGACTGATGACGTACCTGTGAGGGTGCAATCGGAGAGAGACAAGCTGGGCGAGCTGGGTTTTAGGTACAAATACAAGATGGAGCAGATACTAGACGAAAGCATCAGCTGCGCGGTGAGGTTGGGCGCTCTGGATGCATCCAGGCTCAGCGTGCAGCAGAAGTGATGAACTCCGGCTGTGTGGAGTGCACAACAAGTGATCACAGTGATGTCCGGCACTTCACAGCCATACAAAGTAGTACATTTGTTAAGAGAAGGAAGCCGACACATAAATAAGTAAACAATGCATCGTTAGCAAACGATTGACAGCTTACTGTTTGGTTTTTTGCTATAGCAACTAGAGAAACTTGCAGTTGTGAATTACCGGTGCTATGTGCTCCCTTCTCTCCGATAGTTCATTTACATGCATGGAGAAAATTGCAGACTTGAGGTTGCTGACTTAGCAAAGACGTAGAGATTGATTTTGCTTTTCTCTGTTGTAGTACTCTTTTTTCTTTCTCTCGTTGAGGTTGGACAGCTGATGGCTCTTTTGATGCAATTCAGTTTTACATGGAGAAAGAAGAATGCAGAGTTCTTTCTTCAATCATATAGCATTGAAGTAGCAATCAAACACGAAACCGTGCTAACTAAATACCGTAATACATGCAGCGTACCAAGTATGCCCAATGAAAAATGTTCACACAGATCGAACTAAAATTTCTAGTAGTATGCCCGGTGAAACCTACAAGTTACAACCAAATTGCACGCTGACCAGCAGAGACAGAACAAAAAGGCTACGGAAGAGACCTAGAATAACATTTTAAAATTCTTGGGAGTCACTGCTAAGTTATTTTTTGACACCTGAGTTACTACTAAATTGCACACTGAACAGCCCAGAATAACATCTTAAAATTCTTAGAAGTTACTACTAAATTATTTTTTTGACACCTGAGTTGCTACTAAATTGCACACTGAACAACAGAAATCAAACAAACAACCTATGGAAAAGATCCAGAATAGTATTCAGCACAAGAAAATGGTTAGGACTCACGACTAAATTGCGCACTTAACAGCAGAGGTCAAACTAACAGCCTATGGAAGACACCCAGAATAACGTTCCAACAACTAAAAATGCCTTTGCTTAAATAACATGAAAAATCTCTCATATCAGCGATGCCTTTCGTGTATCTTAaccatgcaaaaaaaaaagtaaatTTGGCCGGAAGGGAGGAACAGAAATGAAGTTGTAATATCATAGATCAGTATGTACTCCCCAGTACAGAACATTAACAAGATGTTCGAGACATGATAATAAGAAAGAACCATATGATGACAGCGAATGTGCTATTGCAACCATCCAAAATAAAATGTTCTAGTGGTAGCACTAATAAGTAAGAAGAGATCAATTATAAAAGGCATGCTCTCAATCCGAAGGCAAAGCAGTAGTCCTGAACATTCAGACATGCCCTGTGTAGAACGGAGACTCCTCATCTTCTTCTTGCATCCCATGATAAGGAATTGGAACAATGCTCTCTTGGAAGCGGTGCTGAGTAAGCGAAATCTGATATTGACATGTTCCAAGGTTCACAATTCCTAAGAACTTTCCATCAATATCGCAGCGCAGCACATGTTTTCCATTGAACTTGATCAGCAGCTCACGGTCGTTGAGCACAACCATATCATTGAACAATGTCACCGTTGAATCAAGCGgtgttttctttttccttttctttttcaaagaagttgtataaAGTCGCCGTGATGAGTCCACCGTTGACAGGTCAATCCGGCACTTGAAAGCCCAGATCTCAGCCTCGTAATCCTGCATCACCCAGACATTTATAGTGATGAAATCGGGAGCCGAGCCGCCCCAAAAAGCAAGTGTCCCCTTCATGTCGAACAACTTCCTATTATAGCACAGCTGGCCGGGACTGCGCACCCACCGGAATGACTCAGCTTCTGTGTCAAACACAATAATGTCTCCGCCACCTTCCGTGATGTCACGGGCACCATAAGGACACCAGTGCAGGTTGCCACGGTGCTGAACTGGTGGCGGACAATGGCGCAAATCTGTCAGCCGATTCAGTAACTTCTGTTCAACAGAAGGCAACGAGACTGCTGGCATTGTGACTTTGATATGCCTTGACTCGTCAGATCCCACTGTGAGGTTGTGTAAGCTGTATTTAGGATAGTTCTGTGAGACCAAGAGCACCCTGTAATCCTTAGTTGGATGGTGCCGGTAGAAACCAATTACAATGTTCACAAAGCCTTGGCCATAGACAAGCAGGGGTAAGAGAGCATGCCTGCGGATGACAGGATTGCAGATGTATAATCGGGGTCCATAGTTGACGATGAGGAGGCCATCACAACTAGCGAATAAGGCATTATAACGGGTTTTGGAGCCCGGGAGGAAGGGCCAGAGCTGTTGACCAGATGCGCCAGCACCAGTGTAGACTGCGTAACTGGAAGGCTTCCGTTGTCCGTCTATGATGGGGAGCAAtggctggcggcggcggtgttcGAGCATGAATTGAGGCGTGGAGGTGGCATGGTGCCACGAGGTGTTGACAGCACGGTAGCGGCCGACGTCCTTGGACAGCAACCGGATGAGTATCTGATCGACGATGATCTCCTCAGGCAGGTCCTCAAACTGGGTCGCACGTCTCCTGTCCGACATGGTGCTCCGTCGAGTGCGGCCAACTGAAAAGAGGTGGCAAGATTTAGTACCCTTGAGGGCTAGCACCCCTGCAGGCCAGCTTAAACTAAGAAGACAAACAAGTACAGATGGTTTACCCTCGGAGACAGGACGCGCGGAGCGACGGCGGCGAGCTATGGCGGCATCTAGAGCTTGTTGGGTTCCGTCGCCTCTGGACACGAATGCAAGGGGGATTTTGAGCGCGAAAGGTAGATGGAGAAAACGCTAGGGGGTTCGAGCGACGGCGGCGATCTATGGCAGCATCTCGAGCTTGTTGCGAATGCAAGGGAGATTGAGCGCCAATGGCAGatggaaaaataaaaaaaggcaCCGGACAAGTGGGAGGTGGCCGGTTTCTCACCGGCGGCCTGGAGAAGTTTGAGGCTGAGTGAGGCGACGGTGGCTGGCCTCAAACCGAGCTCGATCTGGAAACCATTCCGCGAGGCGCCGAGGTGAAGGACATCGATCTGGACTTCAGGAATCAGGAGGCGAGCTAGATTGATCCCGTTGGGGAATGGGGGCGAAAATTAGGGCTCGCGGGGTCCCTGTAGGATGGAGGAGATCCACCCGGTCGCCCGGGACTCGTTTCCTCGCGGCATCTCGAGGGGCGCCATGCTCAAATTGTCCGCGGACGTCCCTTTGCCTTTGCATCCCGTGTTTGCAtcgcctggcagacacgaaaatAACCGCGAGGCACGAATTATCCGTTTGTGTCAGGGGCCACCCAGCATTCGGACGCATTTTAGACATCCCACTGATTTGTTTTCCTGctccttcttttctttttattgaagAAATCTCAATTTGTATGAATGAGCAAGTTCAAACGCGAAAACAACTAGTACTGATCACTCGAATCGAACTAGTACGGCCACCAGGTCCAACGAGGCGCTCCTGCGCCTCGTCTACGAGTACGAGGCCGGAGGCCGCAACTCGGCGGCGCAGATCAATGTCGATCGCATGCCGGTGTTGAATCGGCCGTCGTCGTTCACGAGCACGAGGCCGACCGGAGTGGCAACTCGCATCGCCGCCATCCTCGCTCTTCAAGCCGCCGGGATTCGACCGGCGGATCCCTCGACAACAGGTTTTTTTGCCCCGTCCCCAGTAGGGTTTCCGACGGCGAGGGCGGCCCCAATGGTGTCAACCTACGCTAGGAGTAGTATCTATGAAGACCCATAAAGGTAGCCAgatccatgacgacaagttaggagtaggtggatccttgacgtgcacatcaatgtaatattccgtagttaggaaaCTTGTATTTCGAgtaggactctccgtagaaaccctaaatttgtgcgcctttataagccggatcccggagccctagaggcacaaccacaactcactgtaaaaacgcgaaagcgcccacatAATTACGGACAACCAGCAGTAGGTCATGCCTCTGTGCAACGTGATCCGAAGCTGGATAAaatgcgtaccaccgtcccgatagCTCTCGCTCTTTGGCCCCATTTCCCCCCTTCCGTGAGGATACCTCCTTCAAGGTATTATCAAGTAGGCAACGACATCATCTGTTGATGACTTGCTTTTACTTTTGTCGTTGCTATTTTGACTTGTATGTTTTGCAGAAGCAATCCCAAGATCACGAAGAAGTCGTCCGTGGCGAGGGATGCAACGATGGCCAAAGAAGCAGCTCTAACTACGGAGGCATCAACGGCCAAGGAAGCAGAGGTGGTCAAGGAAGCAAAACAGCCAAGGAGATGGCAATTGCCAAGGAACGGCGGTCGAAGGTGTGAATTTTAAGAGATCACGTCCCAAAATAATTCTCTGGCTCATAACCATGAGATGCTTTGATGAAACTAAAAGAAAGCCTGAAAGAGAGCTTAATACCATCAAGGCGAAAAAAATCAGAAAGTCGACAGTTTTTTAGGGGTGTTATTATCAGTGTTTTTGGTGAGAATATTTTTGACTTATATTTATCCATCACTACAAGGATATGTGGGATGCACTCGCTAAGTTTGGGATCTCGAACGCGGGTAGTGAATTATATGTCATGGAGGATCATTCCCACAACCGACGGGTCGTGAATTATGTCATAGAGGAACTACTAAATAGGTCGCCATATTAGACAAATTTCCAACACAAAAATGTCCCAAGAAATCTCTGGCCGTGTGGGACATGGTCTGCAGACCGTAAGATAAAGGTGTTCTTAGCATTGTTAATTTTAGCAAATAGTGTGATACTCTTTTGCTTAAGCAACTTGACTAACTTTATAACAAATCAGAAGTGTCGTCGGTTTAGTTGATATGGTACTCTTATTTATACATCTACGTACCAATCCTCGTGCTacgagagcatctccagccgtctccccgacgagacCCTCAGGACGTCttttttcatccggatggacgaaaaaAGCCCAATCGCGGCCCCGGCTCCTCGTTTTCATTCGAattaggcctttcatccgtccggagagcccagaccaaccccccccccccccccccccgggtgcgctcggggactccggacgagataaAAGTGGGGACGTGCCCGCACTGTCGGCGAGAGAACAGACGAACCCCACTACTTTGTCGACGCAAATCCCTCCCCTCCCGTTGCTctgtcgccgccggcaccacccctcgcCAATCCGCCGGCCGGTTTCCTCAACTCCGCCGTTCCTCCACCCAGCACCCTATATTCCGCCGCTCGTCGTGCCCTCTGCCTATTTTCCGCCGCCGGGCAGCTCC
It includes:
- the LOC127317759 gene encoding NADPH HC-toxin reductase 1, producing MEEEGKSGAGGTRVCVTGGAGFVGSWLVRKLLEAGYTVHATLRSIGDEGKAGLLQRLVPVGAPPDRLLLFQADLYDAASFAPAIAGCKFVFLVATPSAHEAAASKYKTAAEAAVDAVQVILRLCEESKTVKRVIHTASVSAASPLTKSSSAAATVYRDFISESCWTPLDVDYPLRNPHFDKYIESKLVSEKELLGYNDGEIPAFEVVTLPCGLVAGDTVLSHIPETVESAVAPVTGRDPYFTLPRILQKLLGSVPLVHVDDVCAAHIFCMEQPSLSGRFLCAAAYPTVHDILDHYGSKFPHLDLLKETDDVPVRVQSERDKLGELGFRYKYKMEQILDESISCAVRLGALDASRLSVQQK
- the LOC127317758 gene encoding putative F-box protein At1g19160; the protein is MSDRRRATQFEDLPEEIIVDQILIRLLSKDVGRYRAVNTSWHHATSTPQFMLEHRRRQPLLPIIDGQRKPSSYAVYTGAGASGQQLWPFLPGSKTRYNALFASCDGLLIVNYGPRLYICNPVIRRHALLPLLVYGQGFVNIVIGFYRHHPTKDYRVLLVSQNYPKYSLHNLTVGSDESRHIKVTMPAVSLPSVEQKLLNRLTDLRHCPPPVQHRGNLHWCPYGARDITEGGGDIIVFDTEAESFRWVRSPGQLCYNRKLFDMKGTLAFWGGSAPDFITINVWVMQDYEAEIWAFKCRIDLSTVDSSRRLYTTSLKKKRKKKTPLDSTVTLFNDMVVLNDRELLIKFNGKHVLRCDIDGKFLGIVNLGTCQYQISLTQHRFQESIVPIPYHGMQEEDEESPFYTGHV